A DNA window from Bacillus carboniphilus contains the following coding sequences:
- a CDS encoding zinc metallopeptidase has product MGYYLIYFAILIIVPLWAQLRVKGAYNKYSKVASSSYLTGQEVARRILDDNGLYDVQVQETRGHLTDHYDPRSKTVRLSSANFHGRSVAAAAIAAHEVGHAIQDQQEYAFLRFRHALVPVASLGSNFSWILILAGMLMGAANLLLLGIIFMAAAVVFQVVTLPVEFNASNRAMNQVVQLGIIRNDEERETKKVLNAAALTYVAAAAVAVLELLRFVLMFIGMNNDD; this is encoded by the coding sequence ATGGGGTATTACTTAATTTACTTCGCTATACTCATTATTGTTCCTTTATGGGCTCAACTCCGTGTAAAGGGTGCTTACAACAAGTATTCTAAAGTTGCTTCTTCCTCTTATTTAACAGGCCAAGAAGTAGCGAGAAGAATATTAGATGATAACGGTTTATACGATGTTCAGGTTCAAGAAACTAGAGGTCATCTAACTGACCATTATGATCCTAGATCGAAGACAGTACGCCTTTCATCAGCCAATTTCCACGGCCGTTCAGTGGCTGCAGCAGCTATTGCAGCTCATGAGGTAGGTCATGCAATTCAGGACCAGCAAGAATATGCTTTTTTGCGTTTCCGCCATGCTCTTGTTCCTGTTGCCAGCTTAGGATCTAACTTCTCTTGGATTCTAATTTTAGCTGGTATGTTAATGGGAGCAGCTAATTTGCTCTTACTAGGTATTATATTTATGGCAGCTGCGGTTGTATTTCAAGTTGTCACACTTCCAGTTGAGTTTAACGCATCTAACCGTGCGATGAACCAAGTTGTACAACTAGGAATTATCCGTAATGATGAAGAAAGAGAAACAAAAAAAGTACTAAATGCAGCAGCATTAACCTATGTTGCAGCAGCTGCTGTGGCAGTTCTAGAACTATTAAGATTTGTTCTAATGTTCATTGGAATGAATAACGACGATTAA